From one Mesoplodon densirostris isolate mMesDen1 chromosome 19, mMesDen1 primary haplotype, whole genome shotgun sequence genomic stretch:
- the LOC132479601 gene encoding protein FAM187B-like: protein MLATLWLLSLSLPTSWAQILVSCAYKSLCQQALLSGNDVVLQCDHLKACWSSSSVLGEDLLLLSSVPNIKKLPGGNLQLTNPQPSPTGLYHCEDNDNALVVECEIDFQDVTTLHIMHKGLGQKPLQNETLSLGGKELIFTHWEPWQDCNRCGEPGECKHLGYCYIEEPLEKRMPCWLYLQEEKVQYRRMWPEMQVEACLIPCDHIK from the coding sequence ATGTTGGCCACCTTGTGGCTGCTTAGCCTTTCTCTCCCCACTTCGTGGGCCCAGATATTAGTCAGTTGTGCCTACAAGAGTCTCTGCCAGCAGGCCCTGCTCTCAGGCAATGATGTTGTCCTGCAGTGTGACCATCTCAAGGCATGCTGGTCCTCCTCTTCCGTTCTGGGGGAGGATCTCTTGTTGCTCTCCTCAGTGCCTAACATAAAGAAACTGCCTGGGGGCAACCTCCAATTGACCAACCCTCAGCCCTCCCCGACAGGCCTCTATCACTGTGAGGACAATGACAATGCCCTCGTGGTAGAGTGTGAGATTGATTTCCAAGATGTCACTACCCTACATATTATGCACAAAGGCCTGGGCCAAAAGCCCCTGCAGAATGAGACCCTGAGTCTGGGTGGCAAGGAGCTCATCTTCACCCACTGGGAGCCCTGGCAGGACTGTAACCGCTGTGGGGAGCCAGGTGAGTGCAAACACCTGGGGTACTGCTACATAGAGGAGCCCCTGGAAAAACGCATGCCCTGTTGGCTGTATCTGCAAGAAGAGAAGGTACAGTACAGACGCATGTGGCCTGAGATGCAGGTGGAAGCCTGCCTTATACCCTGCGACCACATCAAGTAA